The Devosia sp. A16 genome includes a window with the following:
- a CDS encoding alpha/beta fold hydrolase, giving the protein MKSVLSAVVFSAAAVGAGSATLAQEPARNIVLVHGAFADASSWDKVAGILSAKGYYVTQVANPLTSLADDVAATKAALDAQDGPTVLVGHSWGGVVIGEAGADAKVKALVYVSAFAPDKGETLTKLLSNGAPSEGVKAIRPNAEGGLIFDPARYPALFAGDLPVAEAAANATTQLPSNPANFDAVAEVAAWHDKPSFYVVTTEDLVLPPDAQRFFAGRIGATVTEIEASHSGLISKAEDVAKVIEAVAQ; this is encoded by the coding sequence ATGAAGTCTGTTCTGTCCGCCGTCGTGTTCAGCGCCGCCGCTGTCGGTGCTGGGAGCGCGACTCTCGCCCAGGAGCCCGCCAGGAATATCGTCCTGGTGCACGGCGCCTTCGCCGATGCTTCGAGCTGGGACAAGGTCGCCGGGATCCTTTCGGCCAAGGGTTATTACGTCACCCAGGTCGCCAACCCGCTGACCTCGCTGGCCGACGATGTCGCGGCCACCAAAGCTGCCCTCGACGCCCAGGACGGCCCGACCGTGCTGGTCGGCCATTCCTGGGGTGGCGTGGTGATCGGTGAGGCCGGCGCCGACGCCAAGGTCAAGGCGCTGGTCTATGTTTCGGCTTTCGCGCCGGACAAGGGCGAGACGCTCACCAAGCTGCTGTCCAACGGCGCACCCAGCGAAGGCGTCAAGGCGATCCGTCCCAACGCCGAGGGCGGCCTGATCTTCGATCCCGCGCGGTACCCCGCTCTGTTTGCTGGCGACCTGCCGGTGGCGGAAGCCGCGGCCAATGCGACCACGCAGTTGCCGTCGAACCCGGCGAACTTCGACGCCGTGGCGGAGGTCGCTGCCTGGCACGACAAGCCGAGCTTCTACGTCGTGACCACTGAGGATCTGGTGTTGCCCCCCGACGCACAGCGCTTCTTTGCCGGCCGCATCGGTGCCACCGTCACCGAGATCGAGGCCAGCCACTCTGGTCTCATCTCGAAGGCCGAAGATGTCGCCAAGGTGATCGAAGCTGTAGCGCAGTGA
- a CDS encoding acetyl-CoA C-acetyltransferase, which produces MTNPVHIVAARRTPIGRFIGGFAELSASALGAVAVRQVLADSDVDPASIDEVIIGQVLTAGAGMNPARQAAIAGGLPILVPAFTVNKVCGSGLKAIHLGAQAIGAGDAELILAGGQESMTQAPHLLAGRRATKLGEITATDSIMVDGLVDPFHHVAMGITAERLAQKFAISREAQDDFALASHQKAVAAAAAGRFAAEVVPVNVAERREQRLVAADEQPRADSTPAALAKLKPAFDPAGSVTPGNAASLNDGAAAVLLASEARTAQLGLTSLGRIVACAAAALEPMEMGLGAATAAQRALQRAGWRSADLELIELNEAFAAQALAVMRTMDWGPDRVNVNGGAIALGHPIGASGCRVVVTLLHEMQRRNVRRGLATLCIGGGQGVAVCIER; this is translated from the coding sequence GTGACCAACCCCGTTCATATCGTGGCGGCCCGTCGCACCCCGATCGGCCGCTTCATCGGCGGCTTCGCCGAGCTGAGCGCCAGTGCGCTGGGCGCCGTCGCGGTGCGGCAGGTCCTTGCCGACAGTGACGTCGACCCCGCTTCGATCGACGAGGTGATCATCGGCCAGGTGCTGACGGCAGGCGCCGGCATGAATCCGGCACGCCAGGCAGCGATCGCCGGCGGCCTGCCGATCCTTGTACCGGCCTTCACCGTCAACAAGGTCTGCGGCTCGGGGCTGAAGGCCATCCACCTCGGCGCCCAGGCGATCGGCGCCGGCGATGCCGAACTGATCCTCGCCGGCGGCCAGGAGAGCATGACGCAGGCCCCGCATCTGTTGGCCGGGCGTCGCGCCACCAAGCTCGGTGAGATCACTGCCACCGACAGCATCATGGTCGACGGGCTGGTCGACCCCTTCCACCACGTCGCCATGGGGATCACCGCCGAGCGGCTGGCGCAGAAATTCGCCATCTCGCGCGAGGCGCAGGACGATTTTGCCTTGGCCTCGCATCAGAAAGCCGTCGCTGCCGCCGCGGCCGGGCGTTTCGCCGCGGAAGTCGTACCGGTCAACGTTGCCGAACGGCGCGAGCAGCGCCTCGTCGCAGCCGACGAACAGCCTCGCGCCGACAGCACGCCAGCGGCGCTGGCCAAGCTGAAGCCGGCGTTCGATCCTGCCGGCAGCGTGACCCCCGGCAATGCCGCCAGCCTCAATGACGGCGCCGCAGCAGTCCTGCTAGCCTCCGAGGCCAGGACGGCGCAGCTCGGATTGACCTCGCTCGGCCGCATCGTCGCCTGCGCCGCGGCGGCGCTCGAACCGATGGAGATGGGATTGGGCGCCGCGACCGCTGCCCAGCGGGCGCTGCAGCGGGCCGGCTGGCGCTCCGCCGACCTCGAGCTGATCGAGCTCAACGAGGCCTTCGCCGCCCAGGCGCTCGCCGTGATGCGGACCATGGATTGGGGGCCCGACCGGGTCAATGTGAATGGCGGCGCGATTGCACTCGGCCACCCGATCGGTGCATCCGGGTGCCGCGTCGTGGTGACGCTGCTCCACGAAATGCAACGCCGCAACGTGCGGCGCGGCCTCGCTACCCTTTGCATCGGAGGCGGCCAGGGCGTCGCCGTCTGCATCGAGCGTTAA
- a CDS encoding YciI family protein produces the protein MRVMVLGKASETGEAGAPPSREAFEAMDRFTEELVKAGVLVAGAGLKSGAEARRIIIDGDRRTVIDGPFAETRELVAGFQIWEVKDMDEAIAWANRYPSVAPGRNEIELRPFLEAADLVGLVTPEELETPRQGERGKLGVI, from the coding sequence ATGCGTGTAATGGTGTTGGGCAAGGCCAGCGAAACCGGCGAAGCGGGGGCGCCGCCGAGCCGGGAGGCCTTCGAGGCCATGGACCGGTTCACCGAGGAACTGGTGAAGGCCGGCGTGCTGGTCGCCGGCGCCGGCCTCAAATCCGGTGCCGAGGCGCGGCGCATCATCATCGATGGCGATCGCCGCACCGTCATCGACGGACCGTTCGCCGAGACGCGCGAACTGGTCGCCGGCTTCCAGATCTGGGAGGTCAAGGACATGGACGAAGCCATCGCCTGGGCCAACCGCTACCCAAGCGTCGCGCCGGGCAGGAACGAGATCGAACTCCGGCCCTTCCTCGAAGCCGCCGACCTCGTCGGGCTGGTGACCCCCGAGGAGCTCGAGACACCACGCCAGGGCGAGCGCGGCAAGCTCGGCGTCATCTGA
- a CDS encoding RNA polymerase sigma factor, producing MSAHDTHRAIEATFRIERARLVAGLVRLVRSIDRAEELAQDALVIALDSWPKTGVPANPGAWLMTTARRRAIDAIRHERMRLRKHPELVHALDQAPDDAAAAIDAALSDDLGDELLGLIFAACHPMLSADARAALTLRVVGGLSIDEIARAFLANEAAIAKRIVRAKQAIATAGLGFEVPRGAERAARLPSVLEVIYLIFNEGYAATAGDDPIRPGLCLEALRLGRVLAGLLADDPEVFGLVALMEFHASRLPARIGPDGALVPLPDQDRTRWDQLLIRRGLDALARAEALGPTAGGWGPYVLQAALAACHVRARTAAETDWSRIAGLYDRLRLMTPSPVVVSIAPSLMAWPLVQRLASASSSSWPTNRRSATTPHCRRRAATCCSAPAGSRRPAPHSRPPHG from the coding sequence ATGAGCGCACACGATACGCATCGCGCGATCGAGGCCACCTTCCGCATCGAACGGGCGAGGCTGGTGGCGGGCCTGGTCCGGCTGGTGCGCAGCATCGATCGAGCCGAAGAGCTGGCGCAGGATGCGCTGGTGATCGCGCTCGACAGCTGGCCGAAAACCGGAGTTCCCGCCAATCCCGGCGCCTGGCTGATGACGACGGCCAGGCGCCGCGCCATCGACGCCATCCGGCATGAGCGGATGCGACTGCGCAAGCACCCCGAGCTCGTGCATGCCCTGGACCAGGCCCCGGACGATGCCGCCGCCGCGATCGATGCCGCGCTCAGCGATGACCTCGGCGACGAATTGCTGGGGCTCATCTTCGCGGCCTGTCACCCGATGCTGTCCGCCGATGCCCGGGCCGCCCTCACCCTGCGGGTGGTGGGCGGATTGAGCATCGACGAGATCGCCCGGGCCTTCCTCGCCAACGAGGCCGCCATCGCCAAGCGGATCGTGCGCGCCAAGCAGGCGATCGCCACCGCCGGCCTTGGCTTCGAGGTGCCGCGCGGCGCCGAACGGGCCGCCCGCCTGCCCTCGGTGCTCGAGGTCATCTACCTGATCTTCAACGAGGGCTATGCCGCCACCGCCGGCGACGACCCGATCCGGCCGGGCCTCTGCCTTGAAGCGTTGCGGCTGGGTCGCGTGCTTGCCGGGTTGCTGGCCGACGACCCCGAGGTCTTCGGCCTCGTCGCCCTGATGGAGTTTCATGCCTCGCGGCTCCCTGCCCGCATCGGCCCCGATGGCGCCCTCGTTCCCCTGCCCGACCAGGACCGGACGCGCTGGGACCAGCTGCTGATCCGCCGCGGTCTCGACGCGCTGGCCCGCGCCGAGGCTCTGGGCCCGACGGCCGGCGGTTGGGGCCCCTATGTGCTGCAGGCGGCGCTGGCGGCCTGTCACGTGCGGGCCCGCACGGCCGCCGAAACCGACTGGTCCCGTATCGCCGGGCTCTACGATCGCCTTCGCCTGATGACCCCGTCGCCCGTCGTCGTCTCAATCGCGCCATCGCTCATGGCATGGCCTTTGGTCCAGAGGCTGGCCTCGGCCTCCTCGAGCAGTTGGCCGACGAACCGGCGCTCCGCGACTACGCCCCACTGTCGGCGGCGCGCGGCGACCTGCTGTTCCGCACCGGCCGGCTCGAGGAGGCCCGCGCCGCATTCGAGGCCGCCGCACGGCTGA
- a CDS encoding YcaO-like family protein, which translates to MHFDGLGITRLANQTGLDRIGIPCYAAIRPNSATLASHQGKGIDDVSAQISAVMEAAEYAVAEAPETPQHRLTLTELREAGYDWLDPTPLLPAGTSIDTALPIRWVEGFALGSGSPVLVPYDAVVLGTPPRELPGLSQSSNGVAAGSALSGALLHGLCEVVERDAVCLWSYKSDAAAEATAIAPAAFGDGDVNALSARIARAGFRLRLFDQTSNIGVPVIYAVLFPADGADRHFDVATGASCHPVAAVAARRAIVEAAQTRITNIAGARDDIVAGEYDQQLGRSLAVLTRDAPATRAAPAGLRAGATERQLIAALEAGLARVGLNRIIVVPLGGARFGIEVARVFVPGLEDRLTNSNWRPGSRATAAMLGFL; encoded by the coding sequence TTGCACTTTGACGGACTGGGGATCACCCGGCTGGCCAACCAGACCGGCCTCGATCGCATCGGCATCCCCTGCTACGCGGCGATCCGGCCGAATTCGGCGACCCTCGCCAGCCACCAGGGCAAGGGTATCGACGACGTTTCGGCGCAGATTTCGGCAGTGATGGAAGCGGCCGAGTACGCTGTCGCCGAAGCGCCCGAGACGCCGCAGCATCGGCTGACCCTCACGGAGCTGCGCGAGGCCGGATACGACTGGCTCGACCCTACCCCGCTGCTGCCGGCCGGCACCTCGATCGACACGGCGCTGCCGATCCGCTGGGTCGAGGGCTTTGCCCTCGGTAGCGGATCGCCGGTGCTGGTGCCCTATGATGCGGTCGTGCTCGGCACGCCGCCGCGCGAGCTTCCGGGCCTGTCGCAATCCAGCAACGGCGTCGCTGCCGGCAGTGCGTTGTCCGGCGCCCTGCTGCACGGCCTGTGCGAAGTCGTCGAGCGCGACGCGGTCTGCCTGTGGAGCTACAAGTCCGACGCCGCGGCCGAAGCTACTGCCATCGCTCCCGCCGCCTTCGGCGATGGTGACGTCAATGCCCTGTCCGCCCGGATCGCCCGCGCCGGTTTTCGGCTGCGGCTGTTCGACCAGACCAGCAATATCGGCGTGCCGGTGATCTATGCCGTGCTGTTTCCCGCCGATGGCGCCGACCGCCATTTCGACGTGGCGACGGGGGCGAGCTGCCACCCGGTGGCGGCGGTGGCGGCGCGGCGTGCCATCGTCGAGGCGGCGCAGACCCGCATCACCAATATCGCCGGCGCCCGCGACGACATCGTCGCCGGCGAATACGACCAGCAGCTCGGTCGCAGCCTCGCGGTATTGACCCGCGACGCGCCCGCCACCCGCGCTGCGCCTGCCGGCCTCCGGGCCGGCGCCACCGAACGCCAGCTGATCGCAGCCCTCGAGGCAGGTCTGGCCCGGGTCGGTCTCAACCGCATCATCGTCGTCCCGCTCGGCGGCGCGCGGTTCGGCATCGAGGTCGCACGGGTGTTCGTGCCCGGGCTCGAGGATCGGCTCACCAACAGCAACTGGCGCCCGGGTTCGCGCGCCACCGCCGCCATGCTGGGGTTCCTGTGA
- a CDS encoding MucR family transcriptional regulator has product MESGTSNLAAAAIADARSSQLIELSADIVSAYVSHNALSASDIPKLIATVHATLSGLGGMVEPEAVVELRPAVPVKKSITPEYLICLEDGKKFKSLKRHLRTEYDMSPEEYRAKWGLPVDYPMVAPTYSEARSRLAKTIGLGRKPKATATRGRAKIVS; this is encoded by the coding sequence ATGGAATCAGGAACATCGAACCTGGCTGCGGCGGCAATCGCGGACGCTAGGAGTTCCCAACTGATCGAGCTGAGCGCCGATATCGTCAGCGCGTATGTGAGTCATAACGCACTCAGCGCCAGCGACATTCCGAAGCTGATCGCGACGGTGCATGCAACGCTGAGCGGTCTCGGCGGGATGGTCGAGCCCGAGGCAGTCGTCGAGCTCCGGCCCGCCGTGCCGGTGAAGAAATCGATCACGCCGGAGTACTTGATCTGTCTCGAAGACGGCAAGAAATTCAAGTCTTTGAAGCGTCATCTCAGAACCGAATACGACATGTCCCCGGAGGAATACCGGGCCAAATGGGGGTTGCCGGTCGACTATCCCATGGTTGCCCCGACCTACTCGGAAGCCCGCTCGCGTCTCGCCAAGACCATCGGCCTTGGCCGCAAGCCCAAGGCGACTGCAACGCGCGGTCGCGCCAAGATCGTTTCCTGA
- a CDS encoding iron chaperone, protein MPGSMPETTRSFLAGLPPEQRLALEHLRGVIIAAAPTAEEYVGYGIPAFRQDGALVSFGAARRHCALYVQSPAVMAAHAEALSGFDTSKGTVRFRPDKPLPDELVARLVKARLAENAARRARKGPASANCGT, encoded by the coding sequence ATGCCCGGTTCGATGCCAGAGACCACCCGCAGCTTTCTCGCCGGCTTGCCACCCGAGCAGCGCCTGGCGCTCGAGCATCTGCGAGGGGTGATCATCGCGGCGGCGCCGACTGCCGAGGAATATGTCGGCTACGGCATCCCGGCATTTCGCCAGGACGGCGCGCTGGTATCGTTCGGAGCGGCGCGGCGCCACTGCGCGCTCTATGTGCAGAGCCCGGCGGTGATGGCGGCGCATGCCGAAGCGCTTTCGGGTTTCGACACATCCAAGGGCACGGTGCGCTTCCGGCCCGACAAGCCGCTGCCCGATGAACTGGTCGCCCGCCTCGTCAAGGCGCGTCTCGCTGAGAACGCGGCGCGCCGGGCCCGCAAGGGGCCGGCATCGGCAAACTGCGGGACCTGA
- a CDS encoding AraC family transcriptional regulator, which translates to MMASRVDLLSQVLTLIRLRGELIFSAELLAPWALQFEAGSAYFHVVSEGAFEVRASDGKRVIAEAGDLIVLPQGSGHSIGVDGAPPIPIGEVLAAQMRDDQLAIRLGGNGGRTQLITGAFRFEGDNMPTMLAVLPSLIHISKALRSEEEAWVEGIAHFLLAEARQPHPGSSLMISRLIDILVIRAMRTWVRTAPPENRGWLGALADIRISRALKAIHDAPFRHRSVAELAGIAGMSRSSFAERFATLIGAAPLHYQTRWRLLLANEMLKRPDTRVSDVGRRIGYESDAAFSRAFKAQFGHPPALVRRG; encoded by the coding sequence ATGATGGCCTCACGCGTCGACCTGCTGTCGCAGGTGCTGACGCTGATCCGCCTGCGCGGGGAACTGATCTTTTCGGCGGAGCTGCTGGCGCCCTGGGCACTGCAGTTCGAAGCCGGTTCAGCCTATTTCCACGTGGTGTCGGAAGGCGCGTTCGAGGTGCGGGCCAGCGACGGCAAGCGGGTGATCGCCGAGGCGGGCGACCTGATCGTCCTGCCGCAGGGGAGCGGCCACAGCATCGGGGTCGATGGCGCGCCGCCGATCCCGATCGGCGAGGTGCTGGCGGCGCAGATGCGCGACGACCAACTCGCCATCCGGCTCGGCGGCAATGGCGGGCGGACCCAGTTGATCACCGGCGCCTTTCGCTTCGAGGGCGACAACATGCCGACCATGCTGGCCGTGCTGCCCTCGCTGATCCATATCTCGAAGGCGTTGCGCAGCGAGGAGGAGGCCTGGGTCGAAGGCATCGCGCATTTCCTCCTCGCCGAGGCCAGGCAGCCGCATCCCGGCTCGTCGCTGATGATCTCGCGACTGATCGACATCCTGGTGATCCGCGCCATGCGGACTTGGGTGCGGACTGCGCCGCCCGAAAACCGCGGCTGGCTCGGCGCCCTCGCCGACATTCGCATCAGCCGGGCGCTCAAAGCCATCCACGACGCGCCATTCCGGCACCGCAGCGTGGCCGAACTCGCCGGCATTGCCGGCATGTCGCGCTCGAGTTTCGCCGAGCGCTTCGCCACCCTGATCGGTGCCGCACCGCTGCACTACCAGACGCGCTGGCGCCTGCTGCTTGCCAATGAGATGCTGAAGCGCCCGGATACGCGGGTGAGCGATGTCGGACGTCGCATCGGCTACGAGTCCGACGCCGCCTTCAGCCGCGCGTTCAAGGCACAGTTCGGCCATCCGCCGGCGCTGGTGCGACGGGGTTAG
- a CDS encoding TfuA-like protein translates to MKVLFVGPSLCGQPYDRSGLEVRPPARQGDLHRAVLDGADAIGLVDGVFGFVPSVWHKEILHALKQGIAVLGAASIGALRAGECAAFGMQAIGPIAESYVTGARSADADVCLAHAPAELDFMPLSEPLVDVEATVAAMEVTPSEAIALRLAAQSLYFADRTVEAMVAEAGLPASFADRYRAARVRAKAADALLLVERLRALPPGRGPTPDWSFVPSGPWRSYLAELAGEAA, encoded by the coding sequence GTGAAAGTCCTGTTCGTCGGCCCCTCGCTCTGCGGCCAACCCTATGATCGCAGCGGCCTCGAGGTGCGGCCGCCGGCCCGCCAGGGCGACCTCCATCGGGCGGTGCTGGACGGCGCCGATGCCATTGGCCTCGTCGATGGGGTTTTCGGCTTCGTGCCCTCGGTCTGGCACAAGGAGATCCTCCATGCCCTCAAGCAGGGCATCGCCGTACTGGGCGCCGCCTCGATCGGCGCGCTGCGGGCCGGCGAGTGCGCCGCCTTCGGCATGCAGGCGATCGGCCCCATCGCCGAGAGCTATGTGACGGGCGCCCGCAGCGCCGATGCCGATGTCTGCCTTGCCCATGCGCCGGCCGAACTGGATTTCATGCCGCTCAGTGAGCCGCTGGTCGATGTCGAGGCGACCGTGGCGGCCATGGAGGTGACGCCGAGCGAGGCGATTGCGCTGCGGCTGGCGGCGCAGTCGCTGTATTTTGCCGACCGGACGGTCGAGGCCATGGTCGCCGAGGCCGGACTGCCGGCCTCCTTCGCCGACCGCTATCGCGCCGCACGCGTCCGCGCCAAGGCGGCCGACGCGCTGCTGCTGGTCGAGCGGCTCAGAGCCCTGCCACCGGGCCGCGGACCGACGCCGGATTGGAGCTTCGTCCCCTCCGGGCCGTGGCGCAGCTACCTCGCGGAGCTGGCCGGCGAGGCCGCCTGA
- a CDS encoding protein usg, whose product MPLSTNRQTESEGFGLTTAQIIYRVPDHLELLQDFVWQQYDVFPQFPSLRKFLAFWEQQIEGPLHSVTVAHARLIHPVEIRALHGVRH is encoded by the coding sequence ATGCCGCTGTCGACCAACCGCCAAACCGAGAGCGAAGGGTTTGGCCTTACCACCGCACAGATCATCTATCGCGTGCCCGACCACCTGGAGTTGCTGCAGGATTTCGTCTGGCAGCAATATGACGTGTTCCCCCAGTTCCCCAGCCTCAGGAAGTTCCTCGCCTTCTGGGAGCAACAGATCGAAGGGCCGCTGCATTCGGTGACGGTGGCGCATGCCCGGCTGATCCATCCGGTCGAGATCCGGGCGTTGCACGGCGTGCGGCACTAG
- a CDS encoding BTAD domain-containing putative transcriptional regulator, protein MPITSMRETVSLQLLGTPVLRLADGSAVKLRQKAYALAAVLYLDFSNRARRSALAERTWESSTAEQAMTNLRQTLLHTRELEGRYGFELFDADATEIELNRDVILDLREIGRIRTAEDAAELERLVALYRGELLAGVTGVGSEFDQWLALERTRIENQFATHATEAALRIGGRGAHSALFRLAERLPYSDVVCRATIELFRSENNESGARAAYAAFRNRLRHGLGMEPAAETAGLFEPESETTTPAQPRTADHRRPLADEDRARLSFVPRVVLLPPLQDFKQASVPKHLAPALVEDVTIGLSRLKSVSVIAPHTAWQLDPFTALDEVRAHQIDYAVESRIAPHFATDGLSLAIRLVRAAGREIVWADKFAFSALTAPERYWDFTNGVARALAESIETAELQRERTLRDANAYSHYLAGRQNLRTFDLPKIRRGRKSLRIARDIEPEQATIESALARSYVVEWVLRSGSDKALLDKAKLHAERAVSIDPNDGTAYRELGRVALFDRDLDQALVHMSTAAELAPNHADILADFADTLAHNSNHREAEEKISAAMRLNPIPPDEYLWTLGGINFFRGRFEEALANLTQMRNPEPAYRLMAAAAAMAGQMELARRYRLQALRLQPDFTTARWLSRVPQRDPSDVDLYIDALHKAGFK, encoded by the coding sequence ATGCCGATCACTTCTATGCGTGAAACGGTCAGCCTGCAGCTCCTGGGGACTCCGGTCCTCCGGCTGGCGGATGGTTCGGCAGTAAAGCTGCGCCAGAAGGCGTATGCGCTTGCGGCCGTGCTGTATCTGGACTTTTCGAATCGTGCCCGCCGCTCGGCGCTGGCAGAACGCACCTGGGAAAGCAGCACTGCCGAACAGGCGATGACCAACCTGCGTCAGACGCTGCTGCATACGCGCGAACTCGAAGGCAGATACGGGTTCGAACTGTTCGATGCCGATGCCACCGAGATCGAGCTGAACCGTGACGTCATTCTCGATCTGCGCGAGATCGGCCGAATCCGGACTGCCGAAGACGCGGCGGAACTGGAACGTCTTGTTGCACTCTATCGCGGAGAATTGCTGGCCGGGGTGACTGGCGTCGGCAGCGAGTTCGACCAGTGGCTAGCGCTGGAACGCACCCGCATCGAAAACCAGTTCGCCACCCATGCCACCGAGGCCGCGCTGCGCATTGGCGGCCGCGGCGCCCATTCGGCGTTGTTCCGCCTCGCCGAGCGCCTGCCCTATTCCGATGTGGTGTGCCGCGCCACCATCGAGCTGTTCCGGTCCGAGAACAACGAGAGCGGCGCCCGCGCCGCCTATGCCGCCTTCCGCAATCGGCTGCGGCACGGGCTCGGCATGGAGCCGGCGGCCGAGACCGCTGGCTTGTTCGAACCGGAAAGCGAAACCACGACCCCGGCGCAACCGCGCACCGCCGACCACCGCCGTCCCCTGGCAGACGAGGATCGCGCGCGGCTGAGCTTCGTGCCGCGCGTCGTGCTGCTGCCGCCGCTGCAGGATTTCAAGCAGGCCAGCGTGCCCAAGCATCTCGCGCCGGCGCTGGTCGAAGATGTGACGATCGGGCTGTCGCGGCTGAAATCGGTGTCGGTGATCGCGCCGCACACCGCCTGGCAGCTCGACCCGTTCACCGCGCTCGACGAGGTGCGGGCGCATCAGATCGACTATGCGGTCGAGAGTCGTATCGCGCCGCATTTTGCCACCGACGGCCTGTCGCTCGCTATCCGCCTGGTGCGAGCCGCCGGGCGCGAGATCGTCTGGGCCGACAAGTTTGCCTTCTCGGCGCTGACCGCGCCCGAGCGCTACTGGGATTTCACCAACGGCGTCGCCCGCGCCCTCGCCGAGTCGATCGAGACGGCGGAACTGCAGCGTGAGCGCACGCTGCGCGACGCCAATGCCTATTCGCACTACCTGGCGGGGCGGCAGAACCTGCGGACCTTCGATCTCCCCAAGATCCGCCGCGGCCGCAAATCGCTGCGCATCGCCCGCGATATCGAGCCGGAGCAGGCCACCATCGAGAGCGCGCTGGCCCGCTCCTACGTGGTGGAATGGGTACTCCGCTCGGGGTCGGACAAGGCGCTGCTCGACAAGGCGAAACTGCACGCCGAACGCGCCGTCTCGATCGACCCCAATGACGGCACGGCCTACCGCGAACTGGGTCGCGTGGCGTTGTTCGACCGCGATCTCGACCAGGCGCTCGTGCATATGTCGACGGCCGCCGAACTGGCCCCCAACCACGCCGATATCCTCGCCGATTTCGCCGACACGCTGGCCCACAACTCCAACCATCGCGAGGCGGAGGAAAAGATCTCCGCCGCCATGCGGCTCAACCCGATCCCGCCCGACGAGTACCTGTGGACGCTGGGCGGCATCAACTTCTTCCGCGGCCGCTTCGAGGAAGCCCTGGCCAACCTGACCCAGATGCGTAACCCCGAGCCCGCCTATCGGCTGATGGCCGCCGCCGCTGCCATGGCCGGCCAGATGGAGCTGGCCCGGCGCTATCGGTTGCAAGCACTTAGATTGCAACCGGATTTTACAACCGCTCGTTGGCTATCCCGAGTGCCGCAACGCGATCCCTCCGATGTCGATCTGTATATAGACGCATTGCACAAGGCCGGTTTCAAGTAG